The Christiangramia flava JLT2011 genome has a segment encoding these proteins:
- the merTP gene encoding mercuric transport protein MerTP → MKSSSKSTNSAFASLLTAITASLCCITPLIAILAGSGGIATMFSWLEPFRPYLIGLTIGILVFAWYLKLKPRTQKEIECACDEDEKTSFWRSKSFLFVITVFTALMLTFPYYSRLFYNASEKEILVVAENNIEKKIIEIEGMTCAGCEAHVENEVNKLPGIISVKASYENSNAIVEFDKSKVTATEIFMAINKTGYKAITAEKKIR, encoded by the coding sequence ATGAAATCTTCCAGTAAATCAACCAATTCTGCATTCGCAAGTCTATTAACAGCAATTACCGCATCTTTATGTTGCATAACGCCACTTATTGCTATTCTGGCAGGAAGCGGCGGAATTGCTACCATGTTTTCCTGGTTAGAACCTTTCCGACCTTATTTGATTGGGCTTACCATAGGAATTCTTGTATTCGCCTGGTACCTTAAATTGAAGCCTAGAACACAAAAGGAAATAGAATGCGCATGTGACGAAGATGAAAAAACCTCTTTCTGGCGATCAAAGAGTTTTCTGTTTGTTATTACTGTTTTTACGGCCTTGATGCTCACCTTTCCCTACTATTCAAGGTTATTCTATAATGCTTCTGAAAAAGAAATTCTTGTAGTAGCTGAAAATAATATTGAGAAAAAAATTATTGAAATAGAAGGAATGACTTGTGCAGGATGTGAAGCCCATGTAGAAAATGAAGTAAATAAGCTTCCGGGGATTATCTCTGTAAAAGCAAGTTATGAAAATTCAAATGCTATAGTGGAATTTGATAAATCGAAAGTAACGGCAACTGAAATCTTTATGGCTATTAATAAGACTGGATATAAAGCTATTACTGCGGAGAAAAAGATTAGATGA
- a CDS encoding dihydrolipoyl dehydrogenase family protein yields the protein MKKYDVFVIGSGMSGMTAANKCASKGLKVGITDELPYGGTCALRGCDPKKVIIGATEVRDFAQRLKGNGIDTIPKVNWEDIMAFKQSFVDAMPPKIEKAYKNKDIDTYHTAAKFLSDNTLQVGDEVIEADKIVIATGAKPRILDFEGGEYALSSTDFLNLKELPQSLLFIGGGYIAFEFAHIAARAGAEVTIVHRSKKPLENFEQDIVEHLVNATEELGIKLILETEVSGIEKTEEGYNVKGNKNGKDVSFTVEAVFNSAGRPPAIFDLDLEKANISYSKKGIAVNEYLQSTSNPRIYAAGDAADTRGLPLTPVAVLEGHTLASNIIKGNKKEVSYPPMPTVVFTHPTMASVGLTEKQANEKGIQYKVNYKSADDWFNAKRLNVKEYAFKTIEDQEEQILLGAHLIGPNSEEVINIFAMAIKTKMKLQELRTMIFAYPTMASDIPHML from the coding sequence ATGAAAAAATATGATGTATTTGTAATTGGTTCCGGGATGTCCGGAATGACTGCGGCGAACAAATGTGCCTCCAAAGGACTTAAAGTTGGGATTACTGATGAATTGCCATACGGGGGTACTTGTGCCCTGCGGGGGTGTGATCCTAAAAAGGTGATTATAGGAGCTACTGAGGTTCGCGATTTTGCCCAAAGGCTTAAAGGAAATGGAATAGATACCATACCCAAAGTCAATTGGGAAGATATCATGGCATTTAAACAGTCCTTTGTAGATGCCATGCCCCCCAAAATTGAAAAAGCATATAAAAATAAAGATATTGACACCTATCACACTGCCGCTAAATTTTTATCTGATAATACCTTGCAGGTAGGCGATGAAGTTATTGAAGCAGATAAAATAGTTATTGCTACAGGGGCAAAACCAAGAATACTGGATTTTGAAGGTGGGGAATATGCGCTATCAAGTACTGATTTTCTTAACCTGAAAGAACTACCTCAGTCCCTACTATTTATAGGAGGAGGTTATATTGCTTTCGAATTTGCTCACATTGCTGCTCGTGCAGGAGCAGAAGTCACTATAGTTCATCGCAGTAAAAAGCCATTGGAAAACTTTGAACAGGATATTGTAGAGCATCTTGTTAATGCTACTGAGGAATTAGGAATTAAATTGATTCTGGAAACTGAAGTCTCCGGTATAGAAAAAACCGAAGAAGGTTACAATGTGAAAGGAAATAAAAATGGCAAAGACGTATCTTTCACGGTCGAAGCAGTTTTTAATTCAGCTGGCAGGCCCCCGGCCATTTTTGATCTTGATCTGGAAAAAGCAAACATTTCGTATTCAAAAAAGGGGATTGCGGTAAATGAATATTTACAAAGTACTTCTAATCCCAGAATTTATGCAGCCGGGGATGCAGCAGATACACGGGGACTACCTTTGACTCCTGTAGCGGTTCTGGAAGGACATACACTGGCTTCCAACATTATTAAAGGGAATAAAAAAGAAGTTAGTTATCCGCCAATGCCCACAGTTGTTTTTACCCATCCCACAATGGCTTCAGTGGGATTGACAGAAAAACAGGCAAACGAGAAAGGAATTCAATATAAAGTAAACTATAAATCTGCCGATGATTGGTTTAATGCAAAACGTCTGAACGTTAAGGAATACGCATTTAAAACAATAGAGGATCAAGAAGAACAGATTCTATTAGGTGCTCATTTAATTGGACCCAATTCAGAGGAAGTCATTAATATTTTCGCCATGGCCATTAAAACAAAAATGAAATTACAGGAGTTAAGAACCATGATTTTCGCCTATCCTACTATGGCGTCGGATATACCCCATATGCTGTAG
- a CDS encoding ArsR/SmtB family transcription factor, which yields MKLEITCTRAQADHKQLLNCKATLDKMDDNFKEITKLLSIAGNEVRLKILFLLNMENELCPCDIADILEMSVPAISQHIRKIKDAGFIKSRREGQTLYYSLVGEKTTLLNNIFTSLRTSKK from the coding sequence ATGAAACTGGAAATCACCTGTACCAGAGCACAAGCTGATCATAAGCAGCTTCTTAATTGCAAAGCGACCTTAGATAAGATGGACGATAATTTTAAAGAAATTACCAAACTCCTTTCTATTGCCGGAAATGAGGTTCGTTTAAAAATTCTGTTCCTGTTAAATATGGAGAATGAATTATGTCCCTGTGACATAGCTGATATTTTAGAAATGAGTGTTCCTGCTATCTCCCAGCATATTCGTAAGATTAAAGATGCGGGGTTTATAAAGTCTCGAAGGGAGGGACAAACACTATACTATTCATTAGTTGGAGAGAAAACCACATTACTGAACAATATTTTTACTTCCTTAAGGACTTCAAAAAAATAG
- a CDS encoding GDCCVxC domain-containing (seleno)protein, translated as MELKLKSELTCPNCGYKKEELMPTTACQFFYECENCKQVLKPKEGDCCVFCSYGSVACPPIQGGSACC; from the coding sequence ATGGAATTGAAATTAAAATCGGAGCTCACCTGCCCGAATTGTGGATATAAAAAGGAAGAGCTAATGCCCACAACTGCCTGTCAGTTTTTTTATGAATGTGAAAACTGTAAACAGGTTCTTAAGCCTAAAGAAGGGGACTGTTGTGTCTTTTGCTCTTACGGTTCGGTTGCCTGTCCGCCAATACAGGGGGGTTCTGCCTGTTGTTGA